A genomic segment from Salvelinus namaycush isolate Seneca unplaced genomic scaffold, SaNama_1.0 Scaffold563, whole genome shotgun sequence encodes:
- the LOC120041855 gene encoding extensin-like, with protein sequence LPHPPPNPTTPASTPPSHPATLVLIPAPFPQPLASNQPSPSLHHDSTPLDLNPAYTLAQMEHAPSPAPPQALPNPSPPQALPDPSPPQALPKPSPPQALPKPSPPQALPNPSPPKALPNSSPPQALPDPSPPQALPNPSPPQALPNPNPPQALPNPSPPQALPNPNPPQALPNPSPPQALSNPSPPNPTTPLPSPSSSQPLPKLFRTTAPTTPALPKLFPTPALPKL encoded by the exons TCTTACCCCATCCTCCACCCAACCCAACAACCCCAgcatccacccctccatcccacccAGCAACGCTGGTATTGATCCCTGCCCCATTCCCCCAACCCTTGGCCTCCAACCAGCCTTCCCCCAGCCTTCATCATGACTCAACCCCACTGGATCTCAACCCAGCCTACACCCTAGCCCAGATGGAg CATGCCCCATCCCCAGCCCCCCCCCAAGCTCTTCCCAACCCCAGCCCTCCCCAAGCTCTTCCAGACCCCAGCCCTCCGCAAGCTCTTCCCAAACCCAGCCCTCCCCAAGCTCTTCCCAAACCCAGCCCCCCCCAAGCTCTTCCAAACCCCAGTCCCCCGAAAGCTCTTCCCAATTCCAGCCCTCCGCAAGCTCTTCCCGACCCCAGCCCTCCCCAAGCTCTTCCCAACCCTAGCCCTCCCCAAGCTCTTCCCAACCCCAACCCTCCACAAGCTCTTCCCAACCCTAGCCCTCCCCAAGCTCTTCCCAACCCCAACCCTCCACAAGCTCTTCCCAACCCCAGCCCTCCCCAAGCGCTCTCAAACCCCAGCCCTCCCAATCCCACCACTCCCCTGCCCTCCCCAAGCTCTTCCCAACCCCTCCCCAAGCTCTTCCGGACCACAGCCCCGACAACCCCAGCCCTCCCCAAGCTCTTCCCGACCCCAGCCCTCCCCAAGCTCTGA